A genomic stretch from Acidobacteriota bacterium includes:
- a CDS encoding EAL domain-containing protein — protein sequence MIVPALLIAAGGSFLLAGILRLLHHLYRRRHLAEWSWSWFCQGIYVLAGGMACVVLPEGKFSWYSGVFLAVALGAGFCQVGWLLSGASEISGKGDHRFLSDTRWLAVILALSGAVLALPAVLAGMALPGGAATSLAWWWAIFLLLAPRALLAGPAFAVTALWMWRVQAQHHGIGRRLLGLGFLVYGLHQLQYFIIALLAFSRRPAELYGASVGFVDGLLQFVVGLGIVIWFLEEEREEVVRASQRIEHLAYHDSLTGLPNRKLFLDRLSQELAASRRRGSQLAVMFLDVDRFKVINDSLGHGFGDELLTGVARRLRQSVRQADTVGRLGGDEFVLLIADLKRSEDAQAVAEKILTGLRRPFQLHGHQIYVSASLGISLYPSDGSDAEQLLKHADTAMYGAKDDGRDTLQVYNPMMSARALERLDLESDLRRALASEEFDFYFQPVFDLERDAVDGVEALIRWHHPGRGMLPPRDFLSLAETIGMSHELDLWVLETACRRIRDLGPGAAGLRLAVNLSARAFHHPRLPRLVEQACLRTGFDPTCLELEVTENLAMQNVEVTLTALRALKQLGVRISIDDFGVGYSSLSYLRTFPIDTVKIDQSFIRSIGSGNGDKAIPRAVIVMARSLQLEVIAEGVETEEQLRFLEQEGCHRVQGFFLGRPMPWRQWESFAERTRDGLQQLVRSLAEG from the coding sequence ATGATCGTACCGGCTTTGTTGATCGCTGCCGGCGGCAGCTTTCTACTGGCCGGGATCCTGCGCTTGCTCCACCACCTCTATCGCCGGCGCCATCTGGCGGAATGGTCCTGGAGCTGGTTCTGCCAGGGGATCTACGTGCTCGCCGGAGGGATGGCCTGTGTCGTTTTGCCGGAGGGAAAGTTCTCCTGGTATTCCGGAGTCTTTCTGGCGGTGGCCCTGGGCGCCGGTTTCTGCCAGGTGGGCTGGTTGCTCTCGGGAGCCTCGGAAATCTCCGGCAAGGGGGATCATCGCTTCTTGAGCGACACCCGTTGGCTGGCGGTGATCCTGGCGTTGAGCGGTGCGGTATTGGCGTTGCCGGCGGTGCTCGCCGGCATGGCTCTGCCGGGTGGGGCGGCGACCTCCCTCGCCTGGTGGTGGGCCATCTTCCTGCTGTTGGCGCCCCGGGCACTGCTCGCCGGGCCGGCCTTTGCCGTCACCGCGCTCTGGATGTGGCGGGTGCAGGCCCAGCATCACGGCATCGGCCGCCGGCTTCTGGGATTGGGCTTCTTGGTGTACGGTCTGCACCAGCTGCAGTACTTCATCATCGCGCTCCTCGCCTTCAGCCGTCGTCCGGCGGAGCTCTATGGGGCCTCGGTGGGATTCGTCGACGGGCTGCTGCAATTCGTCGTCGGCCTGGGCATCGTCATCTGGTTCCTGGAGGAGGAGCGGGAAGAGGTGGTGCGGGCCTCGCAGCGGATCGAGCACCTCGCCTATCACGACTCCCTCACCGGCCTGCCCAACCGCAAGCTCTTCCTCGACCGGCTGAGTCAAGAGCTGGCGGCGTCTCGCCGGCGGGGTAGCCAGCTGGCGGTGATGTTTCTCGACGTCGACCGCTTCAAAGTGATCAACGATTCTCTGGGTCACGGCTTCGGCGACGAGCTGCTCACCGGCGTGGCGCGGCGGCTGCGGCAATCGGTGCGCCAGGCGGATACCGTGGGGCGGTTGGGAGGCGACGAGTTCGTGTTGCTCATCGCCGACCTCAAGCGGTCCGAGGACGCCCAGGCGGTGGCGGAGAAGATCCTCACCGGTCTGCGCCGCCCCTTCCAGCTCCACGGTCACCAGATCTATGTCAGCGCCAGCTTGGGGATCAGCCTCTACCCGTCCGACGGCAGCGATGCGGAGCAGCTGCTCAAGCACGCCGACACCGCCATGTATGGAGCCAAGGACGACGGCCGAGACACGTTGCAGGTCTACAACCCGATGATGAGCGCCCGGGCTCTGGAGCGCCTGGATCTGGAGAGCGACCTGCGGCGGGCGCTGGCGTCGGAGGAGTTCGACTTCTACTTCCAGCCGGTCTTTGACCTCGAGCGGGACGCGGTGGACGGCGTGGAGGCGTTGATCCGATGGCATCACCCGGGGCGGGGCATGCTCCCACCGCGGGATTTTCTTTCCCTGGCGGAGACCATCGGCATGAGCCACGAGCTGGATCTCTGGGTGCTGGAGACCGCGTGCCGCAGGATCCGTGATCTGGGTCCTGGCGCCGCGGGTCTGCGCCTGGCGGTGAACCTCTCGGCGCGAGCTTTCCACCACCCGCGCCTGCCGCGGCTGGTGGAGCAAGCGTGCCTGCGCACCGGCTTCGATCCCACCTGCCTGGAGCTGGAGGTGACGGAGAACCTGGCGATGCAGAACGTCGAGGTGACCCTCACCGCGTTGCGAGCCCTCAAACAGCTCGGAGTGCGCATCTCCATCGACGACTTCGGCGTTGGCTACTCGTCCCTCAGCTACCTGCGCACCTTCCCCATCGACACGGTGAAGATCGACCAGAGCTTCATCCGCAGCATCGGCAGCGGCAACGGGGACAAAGCCATCCCCCGGGCGGTGATCGTCATGGCCCGGAGCCTGCAACTGGAGGTCATTGCCGAGGGCGTAGAAACGGAGGAGCAGCTGCGCTTCCTCGAACAGGAGGGCTGCCACCGGGTGCAGGGCTTCTTCCTCGGTCGTCCCATGCCGTGGCGGCAGTGGGAGAGCTTCGCAGAGCGCACCCGGGATGGGTTACAGCAGTTGGTGCGGAGCTTGGCGGAAGGCTGA